In the genome of Rhodamnia argentea isolate NSW1041297 chromosome 3, ASM2092103v1, whole genome shotgun sequence, one region contains:
- the LOC115753768 gene encoding 14-3-3-like protein D isoform X1 has product MASTKERDGYVYVAKLAEQAERYDEMVEAMKNVAKLDVELTVEERNLLSVGYKNVIGARRASWRILSSIEQKEDSKGNEHNVKKIKEYRQKVEAELANICGDVMKVIDEHLIPSCAGGESAVFFYKMKGDYYRYLAEFKAGDDRKEAADQSMKAYEMASTTAEADLSPTHPIRLGLALNFSVFYYEIMNSPERACHLAKQAFDEAISELDTLSEESYKDSTLIMQLLRDNLTLWTSDIPEDGAEDAQKLDNAAKAAGGEDAE; this is encoded by the exons ATGGCGTCGACGAAGGAAAGAGACGGCTACGTCTACGTCGCCAAGCTCGCGGAGCAAGCTGAGCGCTACGACG AGATGGTTGAAGCGATGAAGAATGTGGCGAAGCTTGATGTCGAGCTGACGGTGGAAGAGAGGAACCTGCTGTCCGTTGGTTACAAGAATGTGATCGGTGCACGGAGAGCATCTTGGAGGATTCTCTCTTCCATCGAGCAAAAGGAAGACTCGAAAGGGAACGAGCATAATGTGAAGAAGATCAAGGAGTACAGGCAGAAGGTTGAGGCCGAGCTGGCAAACATTTGTGGGGACGTAATGAAGGTGATCGATGAGCATTTGATTCCTTCATGTGCTGGTGGAGAATCGGCTgtgtttttttataaaat GAAAGGAGATTACTATCGTTATTTGGCCGAGTTTAAGGCTGGTGATGACAGAAAGGAGGCAGCTGATCAGTCTATGAAAGCATATGAG ATGGCTTCCACCACAGCAGAGGCTGATCTATCGCCAACGCATCCAATCAGATTGGGTTTGGCATTGAACTTTTCTGTCTTCTACTATGAGATCATGAACTCTCCTGAAAG GGCCTGTCACCTTGCAAAGCAGGCTTTTGATGAAGCGATCTCAGAGTTGGATACTTTGAGTGAGGAATCCTACAAAGACAGCACATTAATTATGCAGCTTCTAAGGGACAATCTGACATTATGGACTTCTGACATCCCTGAGGATGGAG CAGAAGATGCCCAGAAGCTTGACAATGCTGCCAAAGCTGCTGGGGGTGAAGATGCGGAG TGA
- the LOC115753777 gene encoding lipid droplet phospholipase 1 isoform X2: MSTTTRGTSPWGAMSLKDEPDHLLVLVHGILASPSDWIYVEAELKRRLGRNFLIYASSTNTYTKTFDGIDGAGRRLADEVMQVVQKTDGLKKISFLAHSLGGLFARYALAVLYSASASLTDQLEDYMSISSNMEKSSSKQGLIAGLEPINFITLATPHLGVRGRRQLPFLLGVPFLEKLAAPMAPFVVGRTGAQLFLTDGKPNKPPLLLRMASDCEDGKFLSALGAFRCRILYANVSYDHMVGWRTSSIRRERELIKPPRRSLDGYKHVVDVEYCPPISSDGPHFPPEAAKAKEVAQNEPSIKNTVEYHEIMEEEMICGLQQLGWKKVDVSFHSAFWPFLAHNNIHVKNEWLHNAGAGVVAHVADSLKQQESSTIIAASL; the protein is encoded by the exons ATGAGCACTACTACTCGAGGAACATCACCGTGGGGAGCTATGAGTCTAAAAGATGAACCAGACCATCTGCTTGTTCTGGTACATGGCATCCTAGCAAG CCCAAGTGACTGGATATATGTAGAAGCAGAACTTAAAAGGCGCTTGGGAAGAAACTTCCTCATATATG CGAGTTCGACTAACACTTACACTAAAACATTTGATGGTATTGATGGGGCTGGAAGACGACTAGCTGATGAA GTAATGCAAGTAGTTCAAAAGACAGACGGTCTGAAGAAGATATCCTTTTTAGCTCATTCCCTTGGTGGGTTGTTTGCAAGATATGCTCTAGCCGTGCTATATTCTGCAAGTGCTTCGCTTACAGACCAATTAGAGGATTATATGTCTATATCTTCAAATATGGAGAAATCCTCATCCAAGCAAGGTTTGATTGCTGGATTGGAACCAATCAATTTTATCACTTTGGCGACTCCTCATCTGGGCGTGAGAGGGAGGAGACAG cTTCCTTTCCTCCTAGGTGTCCCCTTCTTGGAAAAACTTGCTGCACCAATGGCTCCATTTGTAGTTGGCCGAACTGGAGCCCAATTATTCCTAACAGATGGCAAACCTAACAAACCTCCTCTTCTACTGCGAATGGCGTCTGATTGTGAAGATGGAAAATTTCT ATCTGCTCTTGGTGCATTTAGATGTCGAATTCTTTACGCTAATGTCTCGTACGACC ACATGGTGGGCTGGCGCACATCATCGATTAGAAGGGAAAGAGAACTCATAAAG CCTCCTCGTCGTTCTTTGGATGGGTACAAACATGTAGTAGATGTTGAGTATTGTCCACCCATATCCTCAGATGGCCCACATTTTCCACCAGAAGCTGCAAAAGCCAAGGAGGTTGCACAGAATGAACCTAGCATAAAAAATACTGTCGAGTACCATGAAATAATGGAAG AGGAGATGATATGCGGCTTACAACAGTTAGGATGGAAAAAAGTTGATGTCAGCTTTCACTCGGCATTCTGGCCCTTCCTGGCCCATAATAACATTCAT GTGAAAAATGAATGGCTTCATAATGCTGGTGCTGGAGTGGTTGCTCATGTTGCTGACAGCCTGAAACAACAAGAGTCCTCCACAATAATAGCTGCAAGCTTATAG
- the LOC115753777 gene encoding putative lipase C4A8.10 isoform X1 yields MAAAPFVHARCGCSPRLGGSFRNGSHGSIGSSSYPSSSTTPCASSSSSPTSSSSSSSSSSSSSSSIGISNNRNYHGFRAQAMSTTTRGTSPWGAMSLKDEPDHLLVLVHGILASPSDWIYVEAELKRRLGRNFLIYASSTNTYTKTFDGIDGAGRRLADEVMQVVQKTDGLKKISFLAHSLGGLFARYALAVLYSASASLTDQLEDYMSISSNMEKSSSKQGLIAGLEPINFITLATPHLGVRGRRQLPFLLGVPFLEKLAAPMAPFVVGRTGAQLFLTDGKPNKPPLLLRMASDCEDGKFLSALGAFRCRILYANVSYDHMVGWRTSSIRRERELIKPPRRSLDGYKHVVDVEYCPPISSDGPHFPPEAAKAKEVAQNEPSIKNTVEYHEIMEEEMICGLQQLGWKKVDVSFHSAFWPFLAHNNIHVKNEWLHNAGAGVVAHVADSLKQQESSTIIAASL; encoded by the exons ATGGCTGCGGCTCCTTTCGTACACGCGCGATGCGGTTGCTCGCCGAGGCTCGGTGGCAGTTTCAGGAACGGCTCGCACGGATCGATTGGTTCTAGCTCGTACCCTTCTTCATCTACCACGCcgtgtgcttcttcttcttcttctccgacgtcgtcgtcgtcgtcgtcgtcgtcgtcgtcttcgtcttcttcttcaatcg GAATAAGTAACAACAGAAACTACCACGGTTTTAGGGCTCAAGCTATGAGCACTACTACTCGAGGAACATCACCGTGGGGAGCTATGAGTCTAAAAGATGAACCAGACCATCTGCTTGTTCTGGTACATGGCATCCTAGCAAG CCCAAGTGACTGGATATATGTAGAAGCAGAACTTAAAAGGCGCTTGGGAAGAAACTTCCTCATATATG CGAGTTCGACTAACACTTACACTAAAACATTTGATGGTATTGATGGGGCTGGAAGACGACTAGCTGATGAA GTAATGCAAGTAGTTCAAAAGACAGACGGTCTGAAGAAGATATCCTTTTTAGCTCATTCCCTTGGTGGGTTGTTTGCAAGATATGCTCTAGCCGTGCTATATTCTGCAAGTGCTTCGCTTACAGACCAATTAGAGGATTATATGTCTATATCTTCAAATATGGAGAAATCCTCATCCAAGCAAGGTTTGATTGCTGGATTGGAACCAATCAATTTTATCACTTTGGCGACTCCTCATCTGGGCGTGAGAGGGAGGAGACAG cTTCCTTTCCTCCTAGGTGTCCCCTTCTTGGAAAAACTTGCTGCACCAATGGCTCCATTTGTAGTTGGCCGAACTGGAGCCCAATTATTCCTAACAGATGGCAAACCTAACAAACCTCCTCTTCTACTGCGAATGGCGTCTGATTGTGAAGATGGAAAATTTCT ATCTGCTCTTGGTGCATTTAGATGTCGAATTCTTTACGCTAATGTCTCGTACGACC ACATGGTGGGCTGGCGCACATCATCGATTAGAAGGGAAAGAGAACTCATAAAG CCTCCTCGTCGTTCTTTGGATGGGTACAAACATGTAGTAGATGTTGAGTATTGTCCACCCATATCCTCAGATGGCCCACATTTTCCACCAGAAGCTGCAAAAGCCAAGGAGGTTGCACAGAATGAACCTAGCATAAAAAATACTGTCGAGTACCATGAAATAATGGAAG AGGAGATGATATGCGGCTTACAACAGTTAGGATGGAAAAAAGTTGATGTCAGCTTTCACTCGGCATTCTGGCCCTTCCTGGCCCATAATAACATTCAT GTGAAAAATGAATGGCTTCATAATGCTGGTGCTGGAGTGGTTGCTCATGTTGCTGACAGCCTGAAACAACAAGAGTCCTCCACAATAATAGCTGCAAGCTTATAG
- the LOC115753768 gene encoding 14-3-3-like protein D isoform X2: MVEAMKNVAKLDVELTVEERNLLSVGYKNVIGARRASWRILSSIEQKEDSKGNEHNVKKIKEYRQKVEAELANICGDVMKVIDEHLIPSCAGGESAVFFYKMKGDYYRYLAEFKAGDDRKEAADQSMKAYEMASTTAEADLSPTHPIRLGLALNFSVFYYEIMNSPERACHLAKQAFDEAISELDTLSEESYKDSTLIMQLLRDNLTLWTSDIPEDGAEDAQKLDNAAKAAGGEDAE; encoded by the exons ATGGTTGAAGCGATGAAGAATGTGGCGAAGCTTGATGTCGAGCTGACGGTGGAAGAGAGGAACCTGCTGTCCGTTGGTTACAAGAATGTGATCGGTGCACGGAGAGCATCTTGGAGGATTCTCTCTTCCATCGAGCAAAAGGAAGACTCGAAAGGGAACGAGCATAATGTGAAGAAGATCAAGGAGTACAGGCAGAAGGTTGAGGCCGAGCTGGCAAACATTTGTGGGGACGTAATGAAGGTGATCGATGAGCATTTGATTCCTTCATGTGCTGGTGGAGAATCGGCTgtgtttttttataaaat GAAAGGAGATTACTATCGTTATTTGGCCGAGTTTAAGGCTGGTGATGACAGAAAGGAGGCAGCTGATCAGTCTATGAAAGCATATGAG ATGGCTTCCACCACAGCAGAGGCTGATCTATCGCCAACGCATCCAATCAGATTGGGTTTGGCATTGAACTTTTCTGTCTTCTACTATGAGATCATGAACTCTCCTGAAAG GGCCTGTCACCTTGCAAAGCAGGCTTTTGATGAAGCGATCTCAGAGTTGGATACTTTGAGTGAGGAATCCTACAAAGACAGCACATTAATTATGCAGCTTCTAAGGGACAATCTGACATTATGGACTTCTGACATCCCTGAGGATGGAG CAGAAGATGCCCAGAAGCTTGACAATGCTGCCAAAGCTGCTGGGGGTGAAGATGCGGAG TGA
- the LOC115753787 gene encoding heavy metal-associated isoprenylated plant protein 28-like — protein MMIVEMQVHMDCAGCEDKIRKALQKLEGVDEIDIHMDMQKVTVTGWATQKKVLKAVKKTGRRAEFWPFPYNPEINNFDPQNYYYNNNTYHNDNHNHYEHNDNYYFHQPSYSHHSYELPPIPSSYPYYYKQGYTSNDDYGYFHHSPPPAMVDYQASSMFSDENPHACSIM, from the exons ATGATG ATCGTTGAGATGCAAGTGCACATGGACTGTGCTGGATGtgaagataagataagaaaagCCCTTCAAAAGTTAGAAG GAGTGGATGAGATAGACATCCACATGGACATGCAGAAGGTGACAGTCACGGGGTGGGCTACCCAGAAGAAGGTTCTCAAGGCAGTGAAGAAGACAGGAAGGAGAGCAGAGTTCTGGCCATTCCCCTACAACCCTGAGATCAACAACTTTGATccacaaaattattattataacaATAACACTTATCACAATGATAATCATAATCACTATGAGCACAATGACAATTACTATTTCCACCAACCTAGTTACAGTCATCACTCCTATGAATTGCCACCAATACCTTCCTCATACCCCTATTATTACAAGCAAGGCTACACCAGTAATGATGACTATGGCTATTTCCACCACTCACCTCCTCCTGCTATGGTTGATTATCAAGCTAGCTCCATGTTTAGTGATGAAAACCCTCATGCTTGCTCAATCATGTAA
- the LOC115753781 gene encoding olee1-like protein, whose translation MAKSLKAIVFLASALCFLSLLGAVCGDDRFFVEGKVYCDTCRTQFITKVSKDMAGAKVRLECRDREGGAITYSIEGVTDNTGTYRLPVDGEHEEEICEIVLVKSSQPGCEEVSNDPFLRKSARISLTKNNGMATPVRQANPLGYMKKEPLAECAEVLKELGMTAFGLA comes from the exons ATGGCAAAGTCTCTCAAGGCTATCGTCTTCTTGGCCTCGGCCCTTTGTTTCCTGTCCCTTCTCGGGGCCGTGTGCGGCGACGACCGCTTCTTCGTGGAGGGCAAGGTTTACTGCGACACCTGCCGCACCCAGTTCATAACCAAAGTCAGCAAAGACATGGCAG GTGCCAAGGTGCGCTTGGAGTGCAGGGACCGCGAGGGCGGAGCCATAACCTACAGCATTGAGGGCGTGACCGACAACACCGGGACCTACCGCCTTCCGGTGGACGGAGAGCATGAGGAGGAGATCTGCGAGATCGTGCTCGTCAAGAGCAGCCAGCCCGGCTGCGAGGAAGTCAGCAACGATCCTTTCCTGAGGAAGAGCGCAAGGATCAGCCTCACCAAGAACAACGGCATGGCCACCCCGGTTCGCCAGGCCAACCCGCTCGGGTACATGAAGAAGGAGCCTCTCGCCGAGTGCGCCGAGGTCCTCAAGGAGCTCGGGATGACCGCGTTCGGCCTCGCCTAA